The Branchiostoma lanceolatum isolate klBraLanc5 chromosome 5, klBraLanc5.hap2, whole genome shotgun sequence region GCACCATATACATTTAAACCAGAGGGGAAACCTTAATTAGTCATTATATTGAAGGTTTCCCCTCTGGGTTAAATGTAACTTTAGTCCAAATGCCACATTTTATAGAGCCAATTGCTATCATTCTTAACTAATTCCAGAACAAATCTACATGGAGAATACAGATGACAAAGCACCTTTGCAAAGTGAACAAATAAATGTACAAATCATTCACTAGTATTTCACTGATATTAGAATTGTGTATGATGCCATATACATAACTCCAGACTCCCTTGTCTCAATTAGTACTGTACCTAGGCTAGTACACAAAACATCATCACTTTGACCTTCAACCGTGTTTAGTAACTTAAAGGTAGCTTGTGTTGTACAATAACAGATCATGTCCGCATTAACGACTATCTTTTTACGTGTCAGTGATGCATTTGTGGGGAAAAAGACCATACACTATAGCTAAATACAGGTCTTACATTAGTACTTACATAGTAGGCACCGTTTTCTTCTAGATGTCATAACCCACAAAATGCTTACAAACTAATCTTAAGacccctaaggccacaccaatttgatttcttggttaacggattttttaaaaaactgtccaacatgaaaacagaatctcagaggaaagtctgtactttggtgcacacagtttcagggagtgaacagggtcaggtgcaagttttcaccccagccttcagttttcatgattttttttgttgctaaaattaatgaaaaagatctgtttaccaagaaattaaattggtgtggcctaagttagTGTCATCTTTCACAATCTTTAAACATTCTCATCCCATAACCCAATGTTAAGATTCAAGTTTCCATATCCATAACTCccttgataaaaaaaaatcagactcacATGTAAGTTTGAAATGAATTGTTCGAAATTGAGATCTAAAACTATGAATTAACATGGCATGGTGAAAAAAAGATGCAGAGAAAATTACGTTTGTAGATGTGTTACGTTTCTGAGACAAACAGTGGAAGACAAGAGTGTGGCTCAGTAGACAATATACAAGTACTGAAGCTACTGAAGGCAGAGATCTTCAGAAAATTGTACCTATAGGAATATTGGAAAGAAACTCTACAGTACAAGCATACATACCTCACAAGTGTCacataatataacataacatggcTAAATAACAGTAAATTATGGCACATTGGAATATCTAAAGGCTTCACATACAACGTGCAAGATTAAAccccaaatagcagttactcaagcgactggataTGATCTTAGAAACGgtcaaaattatatccagtttccatttccaaaatcatatccagttgcctgagtaactgctatttggggtatcgtattacctggatgtctaactgtaATCAACGTTTGTAAGATTATAAGCTACCCTCCCTCTTTTTGTCTTACATTTTGTAATCAATACACCATTTTGATCAAACTATATGATCTTCCTTATGTGAAGAAATATTTGTtcacacaaaagaaatattgactACAAGAATGCAAGGGTTTTTAACACATTTTACCTGTTCCAGGCACATCTAACGTCCCAAAGTGAAAATCTAAACCTCCATAAATTTTCACCTAAttcttacatgtataattgGGCTCCGACACCCTGGTTAGAATGCTTTTGTTCAATCATACACAGTACTGGCACAGAAGTATGTGAGGTTAGTTATCAGTAACAAATTAACTAACAATGGATCTTTTTCTTATCTGTAAGgtccctttccactagactgcGATAGCTGAGCAaaacaaccaaaattggatctgtcctgatttcataattggaatacaggacataaaagtatgattgtatagacaacaaaacatattatGAAGTTAAAGTATtccagacgtcttgataagacgcataggggtggcgcccatctccatttctgtagcccttgggccacacatttgtgcaagtcactacagcagggggctagtcttcTAGTAGTGATGTTTGTTTAACTTCCACactatttcccaaatgctgatgattatgaaatgtaaaaaatttgttctttatttaTCAAATTTGTTGGAATCttcgctcagcggtcgcagcctctagtgaaaAGGGGGGAAGTTAGTAATCAAATGTAACAATCTTAACCAGTCAGCGTCTGCTTTTCCCGCCTTTTCTTGATGCATTTCACCACCTCCTCTATATTGGACACCGCATGGAAGTTCCCGCATTCCGACAGTTCGGGTGGAACGTCTACGTTATTCCGATTGATCCAGATGGCGTGCATGCCAAGGCACAGTGCCGGCTTCACGTCGAGCTCGAGGTTATCACCGAGGTGAACCGTTTCCGACGGCTCGGCACCGGCCAACTGTAAGGCTATTTCGAAAATCCGACAGTTCGGTTTGGCCACCTGGGCGTCCACGGACGTCAGGACAAAGTCAAAGAGGcggcaaaggtcaaggtcaaccaGCACCTCCTGTAGTCGTTCATCGAAGTTGGAGATGACACCCAGTTTCACCCCCTTGTCGCGAATGTTTTCCAGGGCTTCCTTGGTCTGCGGGTAGACTTCCCAGTGCTTTCCTCCGCTGAACTCGTCAAACAGCTGCTTCGCCACGGCGTCTAGCGCCTTGGATTTGGGGACTCCCGCGTCCAGGAGCGTCTTCTTGACGAGGTCGGTCCACCACACCTTGGTGGAGATCCCGCTCCTGCAGCCGAAGTTGCAGTAGCTCTGACTCTGCTCCCGGTAGTTCTTCAGGAACGCGCAGTCCAGCTTGGCGGAGTCCACTTGGATGCCGTGGGAGTCCGCCACGGCCGCGTAGATGGTGCCTGGCGTTCTCTTCAGTTTGAAGAGGGTGTTTGTACAGTCTAACGTCAGCAACTTGGGTCTCACAGCCATGATTTAGATTCACACAGAAGACTGTTAATAGTGCTGTAGTaacttttgattgacaggttgagTTTTATGTACTTAAAGTTTAAATACCTACAAGTAAATCAACAAAGGCACATCAGAACTGAAGAACTCTTCTACTTACAAGCCTTCTCTTAGACTTTAAATTTGCTAACTTTCTAAAGTCCTTTCCCTACAAGCACACAAGTAGACTTCCTAGACGTCCTTGCTGTCTTCTTGGCCTGAGAATCTCTCCTTGATGCGTTGCCAGCTGGACTTCTTGGTTTCTTGCATGTCAGTCAAGGACTCTGTGGTGGGGAGGGAAACACTGTTTAACACAGAATTCGAAACATACATGAgaaactgaagacagaaaaTTCAGAGACTTTGATGATATTGATCATATCTCCTGTCCATAAACACACAATTAATTGAATTATGACTGGAAAGGGGATGTccctggtagcagcctcacagttgagctcctggttccaaattTGTTGGTAACTGGTAAATTCAAAGGGATCGAAAGATACAGCATTAGTAATCCCCAGGGTATGTGCATTTCAGATATAACAAGGAGGTTGATATAATATACAAGCCTTCTAAGTTCTTTAAGTTCCCACACATTGGGGTAGATAGCTCAAGCCCCGGGCTATGTAGGGAGGGCTGTGACTCTCTaatacacaaattttaactatAGTCCAGTGAGAAGAATTGTTCCCAGGTACCAAATTTgccattctttaaaaaaatgtgttaaaaaaaatgtattccaCTACACGTACATATCTTTTTCTAACAGCTAGGTGTTGCTTGAAAGCTTTGTATTGTATTACTAGCATGCACTGAAGATTTACTACTATAGCTAGCATAAGCAATTCACAAGAGAACATTATAACATATTAGATCAGGCCAAGGAGGTCTAATAGAgatttcaaacctccttgatcagaaATTGCAATATGTACTTTTAACATACCATACTCACTCGTTCTGTAGCTTTGACAATCAGACTCTCCACTCAGCAAATATTCCAGAAACTTGactcagagtcagacagacacacacaatcAGTTCTCATACAGTGGCTTTCCTGTCTTCCCAGGCTCTGAtctttatatactagtactctCCTAATCAGCTAGCAGTATTCTTTTGTTATTCAAAAAGCAGATCTGCGATGTCTAGCACACAAGCTATTGTCTTGCATATCAGGACTAATCAGGACTGGAAGTCACGCATAACAACAGGCCTAGTTACTTCCAAGTGTTAACAAAGCTTTGCACACACTTTGCACCTATCAAGATCAAAGTATGCCTATATGCATAGTTTGCATACATAGTATGAAGATACAGACAGTTAtacaaacacaatacatgtgTATTCAGATCTCACTGTAACAATGGGCCAAGAACTgggggaactcgaaatccgagcagCTTCAAGAAAAACTTTGTTTTGGGACACAATGTAGCAGGGgttgttatagaaaaaaaaaaaattttgtttgttattgggGTGTTCATTCATGTTTTAATTGGGGAAGTGTCTTAGGAAAATATGATTGGGTAATAGACTAATAGTAGTTATTTGATGATTTTAATTATATGTCTGCTCAGCAAGTATAGATAATACAAGAAAATTCCAGAAATTGATGCAAGCGCAGATGTCAACAATacaatcaagtcagtgtggcctaagccATCGGCAGTCCAAAATCCTAggttaaaataaaaaaaaagaacccaGAAAAATTTTTGAACAAGACTGACTGGCCTTAAACATTCTCACAATGCACCCATAAAAACTTGCATATTGTCAATAACCCAATTGATTCCACAACAACAAGTATAGcataaagtaaaaaaacaagcGCATGTCAAATAATTAGTCTCGTGGGTCTCAAAAGTCAAATATCTGAAGTGCTTTCAACTGTACTGAAAATGGCAAAGGTCTAGCTCTACAAGGTCACTCACGCAACCTTCTGTATTCGGATACTGTGAGATGGAAAATGTTCAGGGGATTTAATTGCACGGCAAGGAGAAAATGGTtcaagttcgcagttgaaacaaggcagtaggtgggcaaaagacaatacaaattttgttggtggttttaagtttaaagtGAAGAGATCACtgcaaaaaacgcaaacatacaACCACCACAGACGTTTCCTATTTTACAGTAATACctgttttcaggtgaaaaacaagtaaacatgtTTGCACATAGTTTTGATAGGGCACTACACTGAAGGCCGAGTGAAGAGCAGATTTCAAGCAACACATGGCTAGCTGTTAGGAGAAGATACATGagtcacagaaaaaaatacagtttttaAACAAACTTACAAAGGCAAATCTGGAACGTTGGAACAATTCTTCTCGCTGGACTCtagttacagtactagtaatagaGCGACACAGCCCCACCTGTATCCTGGGGCCAACTACCTGCTACAATGTGAATGTGTGGGACCATACAGAGGGtattctcaagaatgtcttgaacacctggatatatCTGATGTGTGCACCTCGGGGATTACTGATCGTACGTTTGTTCCTTCCGACCCTtgaagtgcctagtggcacgtagggcaacatgtttttttgctgtttcagttACTGGggatattttcacagggaggggttgctaacccttcccctttaacgagCTTAAGTCACGGCACCTAATCGAATGCGAGTCCCCCTTTTTGCGTCCCTTCCCGAAAGACAGTGCAGCCCTTACCAGTATGTCCCAATGCTGGGCCTTGAACCAGGGTTTCCAACTTACCAACTtattggaaacaggagctcacctttgaggctgctacaagttgagcacagggacatccctctttaaaatattaatcaaatcaaccaTTTCTTGAATGTGGCAGTGTTGGGGTACCTGCCAGAACTACTAAGTATATCAGATTTAAAGTTACAATTTCCAATTTCCAGGTCATTGTAACCTGCCAGACATTCTAGATCTCCACTACGATTTAATTTACCTACATGAGTATCAGCTGCAGGTCATTGTAACCTATAGCCAGACATTCAAGATCTCTACTAGTAGTACTACGATTTCATTTACCTATGGGCCAGTCTATTGACATGGGAGTGTTTACATGTGATCTTACCTGAGGCCAGAACTAGTTTGTAGTCTTCCAGGGTCAGCCCTGTGAAGGTGGTGGGTTTCCTTCTGGGATACTGACAGTGAACAACAAACATGAGTCAGTTTGAAACAATTAACTCATTCTTCAGTGTTTGCATTCAGGAATAAGAGGCAAATTATATAGAATTGTATACAATAGGAATATATCATAATCATAGCATACTTAGTAATCCTATACTAGTACCAAGGCCACAATTTTGGTTGCAACTGCCGGATTATCAGATCACATGGCCTGGAAAACTTGAACGACCACTTCCCACAACCTGTCATTCTTCATCAACATGTAGCCACATGCACCCTGGGAACACACTGTACTACAGACACGTGCACATAGTGCAGCAGATGTGTCATATAGGGTAGAGGTCAGAGATGCATTGCCCagtgcagggctcaaaatgggAATACGATAATAGTGCCAACTTAATGTGTAGTTGAGTACCAATTCTTCATTTGGAGTGAAAATTTACATGAGTAACTTGCACCAGGGCAGGTCTTTTCACAGGTCTTCTTGAAATTATGTGCACcgcatttcaagccctgaataTGTCATTCAAAGTTGGGgccagtgaaaagttggttGGAGTCAGAAGATTTTTAAATATACTTGCCCTATAGAGTACAGGACCCTATATGTTAGAATAGCCATAattatataaagagaattcagactctacaactggataagaattcagagatttacttccgaacgtttcgagtgacatccatcactctagATCTTCTTCAGCGTCTGGGACAgcaattcttatccagttgtagagtctgaattctttttatatattgtttacctggatatctaaccttcacaaatgtGTAGCCATAATTGGTCgagttaattttttttaaaaacttgtccaaccctgacATGTAGCAGTGGCACCTACGTAGTACAGCCTGTATGATTACCTTGTTGTTCCAGTGTCCGGTGTTCAGCCTCTCCAGACTGGTGTAGACTCGATCACATTCAGCAGCGTTCACCTAAAGACAACAGAGGCAAAATGCTTTCCTTTAGCGCTTTTGACAAAAACAGACATCGTCAACATTGGATtatggagtttcttttaacacaaccaggaatctcacctgctgacatttcggtgtctgacatcgaaacgtcagaaggtgagattcctggttgtgtaaaaagaaactccaaatatcccatgttctaccaacctgatgaaattattttcggatcaTCAACATTGATGTGCTAAGAGTAAGACTAATGATGCTAGATGTGTACCAGTACTATTTCTGGACAATTCATTCCATGAGTGAAAACATATCCCAATATCACTATACAGTGCTCAAAATACCAATGTGCATCTTCAGatcaaaatatttaaaaaacggaggttctgctgcaggacCATAGCGAGCCAGtaagtagcctgggtaccagaccactGCGCTCCACTTGCTAATCCTTCAGCCGGGGAAGCAACTAGCCCCGCGGCCACAGTTAGCTATAGCACATGGCCCCTAATTTTCTGGATCGATAGATATTACAGATCCGCTGCCAAGAGAGACCAGCTAGCGCAGGTGCCATCTCTATCCCCTACTAGGCCTTCCCTGGCAAAAGGGGTTTGCATGGTGCAAAGGatctggtttccaggctagccaCGTGCATGCAcataaggggcccaaaatctaatcttaTCGAGgtatcaaatatcaagacaatcaccCAGGTATTGTgttgacacacacaaacaagaacGCTCCCCaacacataaccttcttggtgatgGTAACGAAACAAAAAATTTACAACAGCTCTTACATCTAATGGAGGTATGActgtatgaggtctccgaacagGATTGTTGAAAGTTTTACCAGGTCAAGTGAAAGAATGGACTGTCTGAAATTGAAAACAACTTCTGGTCACACTCCTGACCATGTGAGCTGTCTGGGTCAGCAAAATAACCCAGATAAAAGGACAGGCCATGCAAACAAAGCTGTGTTTGTCTGGAGCATAGATGTCAGGAACTATTTGAATATCAAAAGATATGTTCTCTCATAGTGTCAATAAGAGATAGGCAAAGAACAGTTATATTTTACACATTGTCACAAATTGGGGCTGGCATGCCAAAAACACACACTGGAATTGTGATGTTTTAAGTAAAGTTGTTTTGATGGAGTTTCTGAAACCCAATCCGGACTTGTCCTTACTGTAGGTCATTGCCCCTTTCTGTTGATCAGCTCAAAGCAGGTCATGCAAATACAATGTGAATGTCCTCTTTCTAGGCCAGTGACTGGTACCCCAGACATACACAAAAATGCCCTTGGAAACTTTGCTTTCTTacctttctttatttttgtggaaaaaaattacaaataacTGAAGGCATTTGGATTTTTGACCTGCGGATTGGCCGGAGGAGGCCATAGTCAACTTAGACAATATACTTATACTCATATACTTATCAAAAACAAAGGCCCTCTTTCATGTCTTTGTGACAGATTAGTAAAATATTTGTCAACTGTTTCATACCGGTTCAAACCAGTTCGAGACTAGGCTATAGCTAGGTGAGCACTGGGAAGGGTGCAAGTATGCTGTGTGAACGAGCGAAGACCAGGATATGCTAGTAACAGGCAGACGCCTTATGATATCCTGTATGAAGTATCAATTATGTATAATTTGCAGATAGCTCTAAAGTAAAGTAAGCTCTAGCTCGGCCCTCTCTTGCTTGAGACATGTGCTTTGAAGTATCTAGAACCATGTGACGTGAGATTCAATTTAAAATATACTCCTCCTTTTGTAGCACACAATACGCGTCTTTTTGCCCTACATGCAGACAGTTGACCTACATCAGTTGATGTACATACACGAGCGACGGACCTATAATTTCCCCccagttgcccccctcccccatacccTGCAAAATTATGTTACATACCGTAAGTTGTGTAACATTTTTACTCCCGAAGGTCGAATCTAAAAACCCGGTTTAAACATCCCTACCTGTGTGTTCTCCCCCTCCTTGAAGGCTTTGGCAACTCCCTGTCGTATCGCCACGGCTATGTCTCGGCCTTCCTTGGTGCTGTCGAGCGGCCACTGCTGACAGATTCGCAGGAACTGTTTGTACCGAGCCATCTGAACTGAGAACGTTCCACGCAACGTGCTGACCTAGTAGACTGTACCACCACTCCAGCGGGATAGGGGTGTTCAAGTCGTACATGAGtaaaaacgcggcaaaaacaCACGTGGGGTTGatgaatacaattaaatcaacaGCATTCTAGGTCAACAAAGTATGTCAACAAAATAATTGAAAATGTATTCATTGCTCTAGGGACGTAATTTGTGTAGTATAATAATACCACCCCCCTCGCCCGTTTTCAGTATTTCCCCTGCCCCAATTTGATGTGAATGACCTAGAAAGCTGACAAGGGGGTTCAATGACCGGAGTCGCTATTGGCTGTTGATGGAGGGTTCAAGGCAAATGACTGGAAAACACACTCAATCATGTGTCGGTAAAGCACGTCTCCTGAAGTAAGGTAACCGAcagaatgtaaacaacacaGAGAATACCAGTTCAGTTCAGGAAAAACTCCGTAAATGTCTCCGTAAACTGGtttttattccaccaacgttgaTTGTGTTCATCTCCCAAAAGATCTTCAAATGGATATCTGCTTTCAGATTAGTAAATACACGTCGATGCCGTTTATAATGGCAGGCTGGTCGAGTTGCATGCATGAGGGTGTGCATGGGGGGATTCTGCCTGGAAACCCTATTCGGTCTGGCTAAACTCGGCTGCGAATACCGGGAGCTACGCTGTGGCTTTTGGGCCATGTGTTTGTAACGCCGATCAGGATAGTATTCAATTCGAGCATGGAGGTTTTATCCTatcttaacctccttgattcgaGCAGGCCGACTTTGTTTTCCGCTAAGTAATTCATAACAATTCAAGGGCAATTTACGCTTTATGTAGAATACACCGATTACAGTCTACGTTGAATTTAATTTGAGCAACCTCCTTTGTTTGAGCAGTCCAGCTAGAGTTACGTGTAATTGAAACGTCTGCTCATGCTCTACATAGAAGGACATGCATGAGGGTCTACCTGTCTTTTCCCTGAGGCGTAGCGTCACTGCTATTTCATAGTCACCGTTCGTCCTAGTCGTTCTcgctctaattcaacgttaagcatTAAGCATTGTCTGTAAATCCTTTGAAAAACTGACGTCTTTAGTAGTAAATAGCACATTATTTGATAATACAGCGTCATAACTAATACAGCGTCACAACTTTTGAAGCTGAGAGAATAGCTACCACTGAGGCCAAGAGGAGGGCCAGGAAAGCCCGGATGCAGCAGAACTGATGAAACCACGTAGACGTGCCCTAAAATATGTAGCCGCAATCTTTCTCAATTTTGTGAGCGCTGACTAACCCCGGATCCCatggttttgtttttgatttgacGAATAGATATGTCAGTCTGTGGACCAGGAGGATAAGACAGTCTTTTTGCACAGGGACAataattttttaaagaatttgccACGGAACAATTGACAAgaggtactactactagtaattgTATTGGGGTACTGACATGTTGAGGCGGGACTCGGGGCATTGTCCTGACTTCACCTCACCATGAGGCTTGGGTTCAACGACCCCATGCCTTTGAAGAATTTGGCACAGCCAACACTTGACAAAGGGAGGTTGTCAGGGGTGGTTGTATTTCAGGGTAGTGTCATTTTTCAAGGAGGCATTGACCTGGCGTGACCTCACCGATGAGTTCAACGACCCTGGCATGCCTTTGCCAAAATGTCGTCTCGGTTCAACTTCAATGTCCCTGAAAGCCACAAAGATACAGTTACCGCTCATATATCCTGATTAAGGCTATAGATTCCAAAGATTGTAAAAGCTGGTAACTTTGATTATAGAAATAGTTAGTCCTTTCTTCTAAAATTAATTTGTCATGATTCACAGTTCACTGTAATTGGGCAACTTAAATTTTGCTATACTAGTACTTCTTTAACTAATAAAGGTAATAAACTACTAAATTATCTAAATGACACATAAAACAATCCTGTCATTATTATCATGAAGACAATTCATAATAAGGTTGCTTAGGCTTTATGATTTGCCAATGACTCTTCTATTCATCATGCATGCAGTGAAATATTAATCTACCAAAGAACACTTTCTTTAATCAAAGTAAGACATCACATAAAACAAACATTAAATCAACATAGAACAGAAAACTGGGCTTCAAAAGGCAATTTTAACAGGATAGGAAACTCTTGTTGCTGGtgctagtttgtttgtttgttagtacTGGGGTCTTGAATTTTCCCGATAATACTGTTAGTATCAGTTCATTGTGCCCTGAGGATGCTCCGTATCCCGTGTGTCCATATGGACATCTTGCCATGGCAGGCTCTTGTACATACGAGCCACGGGGGGGACGGGACGACACATTCTCCAAGTCCAATCAGGCAGGGGGACCGGCGAATCACTCCAACCCCCTGCAAACATGTCATACTTGCACACATGCATGCAATGATTGTCTTCTGGGGGGTCAGTGTACAATTCTACAAATACATGCAGCTGGCCTTCATGTGCAAAGAAAGTGGCACCTTGGTTAGGGTCTGGATAACGGTTAGGGTCCGACCACCCTGGAAGCTCGCGCCAACTATCCGCCTCAACATCGTACACTCCTATCTTGCTTAAACTAGAGTCCGTAAAGAAGATCTCCATTCCCATAGCAACAGCTGTAGAGAGGTGAAAAATGTTTATTGGCAGGGTTATCTTGCTCCATAGGTCCTGACTTGGGTCATAGCAGTGCATGCCTCTGACTATGTTTGTGAAGATATAGATTTGCCCACCACACGTCGTGGCCACATGGCTTTTCATGGCCACATCATCATGTCGAGGCTTTGAACAGTCCTGCCATTGGTCCGTGAGCCACTCATACTTTTTTGTCACCACGGACACTGATCTTCCCTTACTGAAATGTACCGCCAGGTAATAAAGATGCCCATCAACTTCAAAAAGATATTCAAGTTGAAAATCTGAGGGCAAACATTCAGGGATTTCCCTATGAAATGAGGACTTTTTTTCCCACACG contains the following coding sequences:
- the LOC136434432 gene encoding haloacid dehalogenase-like hydrolase domain-containing protein 3 isoform X1 — protein: MAVRPKLLTLDCTNTLFKLKRTPGTIYAAVADSHGIQVDSAKLDCAFLKNYREQSQSYCNFGCRSGISTKVWWTDLVKKTLLDAGVPKSKALDAVAKQLFDEFSGGKHWEVYPQTKEALENIRDKGVKLGVISNFDERLQEVLVDLDLCRLFDFVLTSVDAQVAKPNCRIFEIALQLAGAEPSETVHLGDNLELDVKPALCLGMHAIWINRNNVDVPPELSECGNFHAVSNIEEVVKCIKKRREKQTLTG
- the LOC136434432 gene encoding ubiquinol-cytochrome c reductase complex assembly factor 2-like isoform X2 yields the protein MARYKQFLRICQQWPLDSTKEGRDIAVAIRQGVAKAFKEGENTQVNAAECDRVYTSLERLNTGHWNNKYPRRKPTTFTGLTLEDYKLVLASESLTDMQETKKSSWQRIKERFSGQEDSKDV